A single window of Leptolyngbya ohadii IS1 DNA harbors:
- a CDS encoding glycosyltransferase codes for MRLKILTWHIHGSYLYYLTQAPHDFYLPVKPDKPEGYGGRLGGFPWGENVHDIPAEEVKHQQFDCILFQSRRNYVEDQYDILSEAQRELPRLYLEHDPPREQPTDTEHWVDDPETLLVHVTHFNRLMWQNNRTPTCVVEHGVVVPDDVPYTGELPRGIVVANGLRKRGRRLGADVFEQVRRSIPLDLVGMDAESLGGIGEVTHLQLPAFEARYRFYFHPVRYTSLGLAVCEAMMLGMPIVGLATTELATVIENNVSGFVDTNVDALIDRMQMLLEHPEEAHRLSKGAKEQARLRFGIDRFVRDWNAAFEQAMDLKASCSPSASLPEETEPNRPPILGGTEPDRITVSQS; via the coding sequence ATGCGTCTGAAAATTCTTACCTGGCACATTCACGGTAGTTACCTCTACTATCTCACCCAGGCTCCCCACGATTTCTACCTGCCCGTCAAACCGGATAAGCCGGAGGGATACGGCGGAAGGCTTGGGGGATTTCCCTGGGGTGAAAATGTGCATGACATTCCCGCAGAGGAAGTAAAGCATCAGCAGTTTGACTGCATTTTGTTTCAGTCGCGCCGCAACTATGTGGAAGATCAGTACGACATTCTTTCGGAAGCGCAGCGGGAATTGCCCCGTTTGTATCTGGAACACGATCCGCCCCGCGAACAGCCCACGGACACAGAGCATTGGGTAGACGATCCGGAAACGCTGCTGGTTCATGTTACCCATTTCAATCGGCTGATGTGGCAGAACAACCGCACGCCTACCTGCGTTGTGGAACATGGCGTTGTCGTTCCTGATGATGTTCCCTACACGGGAGAATTACCGCGCGGTATCGTCGTTGCCAATGGGCTGCGGAAGCGCGGCAGACGGCTCGGCGCAGATGTTTTTGAGCAGGTGAGGCGATCGATCCCGCTGGATTTAGTGGGTATGGATGCGGAGTCATTGGGCGGCATTGGCGAAGTCACCCATCTTCAATTACCTGCCTTTGAAGCCCGCTATCGGTTTTATTTCCATCCGGTGCGCTACACGAGTTTAGGTCTGGCAGTTTGCGAAGCGATGATGCTGGGAATGCCGATCGTCGGATTAGCAACGACAGAATTGGCGACGGTTATAGAAAACAATGTATCCGGATTTGTTGATACGAACGTAGATGCCTTGATCGATCGAATGCAAATGCTTCTCGAACATCCCGAAGAAGCTCATCGACTCAGCAAGGGAGCAAAGGAACAGGCGCGATTGCGGTTTGGAATCGATCGATTTGTACGCGATTGGAATGCAGCGTTTGAACAGGCGATGGATTTGAAAGCAAGCTGTTCTCCTAGTGCCTCACTTCCAGAGGAAACTGAGCCAAACCGCCCCCCAATTCTGGGAGGAACCGAGCCAGACAGAATTACCGTTTCACAAAGCTAG
- a CDS encoding glycosyltransferase family 9 protein codes for METFTRGHLQFDDPAPQRIAIVRALPGLGDLLCSVPAFRALRLAFPTAEITLVGLPWAKSFVQRFHDYLDHWLEFPGYPSIPEVPLSPQRTIAFLQQIQQAPLDLALQMHGNGSTMNGFTRLLGAKHTAGFFPGEQVCPDVNRFLPYPEQLPEVHRHLQLLEFLGIPAQDDSLEFPVSSRDRSEAEAILQAYELQSSFVCIHPGASTADRRWACEHFAVVADALAAQDYRVVLTGTAGEKDLTQKISQLMQHPAIDLAGQTSLGALALLLQEASLLICNDTGVSHLGAAVRVKSVVIFSQSEPHRWAPLDRDRHRIVAMPSIENAHLYPAATPMQVLREALHLLHQEVSYAS; via the coding sequence ATGGAGACTTTCACCCGTGGACATCTTCAATTTGATGATCCTGCCCCACAGAGAATTGCGATCGTCCGTGCGCTGCCCGGATTAGGCGATTTACTGTGCAGTGTTCCTGCCTTTCGTGCCCTTCGATTGGCGTTTCCGACGGCAGAGATCACCCTGGTTGGCTTGCCCTGGGCAAAGTCGTTTGTGCAGCGGTTTCATGATTATCTTGACCACTGGCTGGAGTTTCCCGGATACCCCAGCATTCCCGAAGTGCCGCTTTCACCGCAAAGAACGATCGCCTTTCTCCAGCAAATACAGCAGGCTCCGCTCGATCTGGCGCTGCAAATGCACGGCAATGGCTCTACAATGAATGGCTTTACGCGGCTGCTTGGCGCAAAACACACGGCAGGCTTCTTCCCTGGGGAGCAGGTCTGTCCCGATGTCAACAGGTTTCTACCCTACCCGGAACAGTTACCGGAAGTACATCGCCATCTTCAGCTGCTAGAGTTTTTAGGCATTCCCGCGCAGGATGATTCCCTGGAATTTCCCGTCAGTTCCCGCGATCGCAGTGAAGCCGAGGCAATCCTGCAAGCCTATGAGCTTCAGTCATCCTTTGTCTGTATTCATCCGGGAGCCAGTACCGCCGATCGGCGCTGGGCTTGTGAGCATTTTGCCGTCGTTGCCGATGCGCTTGCCGCCCAGGATTATCGAGTGGTGCTGACGGGGACTGCGGGCGAGAAAGACCTGACGCAAAAAATATCGCAGCTAATGCAACATCCGGCGATCGATCTGGCGGGGCAAACGAGTTTAGGGGCACTGGCACTGCTCTTACAGGAGGCAAGTTTACTGATTTGCAACGATACAGGAGTTTCCCATCTGGGGGCAGCCGTCCGGGTGAAAAGCGTGGTAATTTTCTCGCAGTCGGAACCGCACCGCTGGGCACCGCTCGATCGCGATCGTCATCGGATTGTGGCAATGCCGTCGATTGAAAATGCTCATCTTTATCCGGCAGCAACGCCAATGCAGGTGTTACGGGAGGCACTTCATTTGCTGCATCAGGAGGTGTCCTATGCATCCTGA
- a CDS encoding glycosyltransferase has protein sequence MTKRIALISEHATPLGIFGGVDSGGQNVYVGQLAKHLAAIGYQVDVFTRRDADHLPEMVDWQHGVRVIHVPAGPAVAMPKEKLLPYMGEFTAFMVDWCRCNTSYDLVHANFWMSALVAADMKRVLGIPFVVTFHALGRVRRLYQGDADQFPDDRFAVEDRVVQEADHIIAECPQDREDLVNLYHAHPSRISIVPCGFDPLEFWAIDKTRARLTLGLPPDEMLILQLGRMVPRKGVDNVIRAFAHLQKAQSQKDQPLSARLIIVGGESETADPQLTPEIGRLNTIAQELGVATRISFVGRRGRDVLKYYYSAADVFVTTPWYEPFGITPIESMACGTPVIGANVGGIKFTVKDGETGYLVPANEPEALADRLQHLLGNPQLRNLFGRQAIRRSQEHFTWQKVTSAVAALYEEVLSGVTTVAGIEASQMEILDRGFETVIKAVQRSQRLLRPGIQAASQAMSNCFLRGGKLLVCGNGGSAADAQHLAAELVGRFCCPHRAGLPAMALTADTAFVTAWANDVSYDNIFARQVETFAQPHDLLIGISTSGRSKNVIAAFESARRANLTTIALLGGDGGELKTLADIAIVVPAIETQRIQEVQLMVMHLLCELIEEQLLAAAPNESTRLAQWETPQYEMAMGMEGLELKAGGVGR, from the coding sequence ATGACCAAACGAATTGCACTCATCAGCGAACACGCAACGCCGCTTGGCATTTTTGGCGGTGTCGATAGCGGTGGACAAAATGTGTACGTGGGACAGTTGGCAAAGCATCTGGCGGCGATCGGCTATCAGGTCGATGTGTTTACCCGGCGCGATGCGGATCATTTGCCGGAGATGGTGGACTGGCAGCATGGGGTGCGCGTGATTCACGTTCCCGCAGGTCCGGCGGTGGCAATGCCGAAGGAAAAGCTGCTGCCCTACATGGGCGAGTTCACTGCCTTTATGGTGGATTGGTGTCGCTGCAATACGTCCTACGATCTGGTTCACGCCAATTTCTGGATGTCTGCTCTCGTGGCGGCGGATATGAAGCGGGTGCTGGGCATTCCGTTTGTGGTGACGTTTCATGCACTGGGGCGGGTGCGCCGACTGTATCAGGGCGATGCGGATCAGTTTCCAGACGATCGCTTTGCCGTAGAAGATCGGGTTGTGCAGGAGGCGGATCACATTATTGCTGAATGTCCGCAGGATCGGGAAGATTTGGTCAATCTGTATCACGCCCATCCCAGCCGCATCAGCATTGTGCCCTGTGGCTTTGACCCGCTGGAGTTTTGGGCGATCGATAAAACCCGTGCCCGTTTGACGCTGGGATTGCCGCCGGATGAGATGCTAATTTTGCAGCTAGGGCGAATGGTTCCGCGCAAGGGGGTGGACAATGTAATTCGGGCGTTTGCTCACTTACAGAAGGCACAATCCCAAAAGGATCAACCTCTCTCAGCACGACTGATTATTGTGGGCGGCGAATCGGAAACGGCTGATCCGCAGTTAACCCCCGAAATTGGGCGACTAAATACGATCGCGCAGGAGTTGGGCGTTGCGACGCGAATTTCCTTTGTCGGTAGACGGGGACGGGATGTGCTGAAGTATTACTACAGCGCCGCCGATGTCTTTGTGACAACTCCCTGGTACGAGCCGTTTGGCATTACCCCGATCGAATCAATGGCTTGCGGAACACCCGTAATCGGCGCAAATGTGGGCGGCATTAAATTCACCGTGAAGGATGGCGAGACGGGCTATCTGGTTCCTGCCAACGAGCCGGAGGCACTCGCCGATCGCCTTCAGCATCTATTGGGCAATCCTCAGCTTCGCAACCTGTTTGGACGGCAGGCAATTCGCCGCAGTCAGGAGCATTTTACCTGGCAAAAAGTGACCAGTGCGGTTGCCGCCCTTTATGAGGAAGTGCTGAGCGGTGTGACGACTGTGGCAGGCATCGAGGCAAGCCAGATGGAAATTCTCGATCGCGGCTTCGAGACGGTGATCAAGGCAGTCCAGCGATCGCAAAGGCTCCTGCGTCCCGGAATTCAGGCAGCATCGCAGGCAATGAGCAACTGTTTCCTGCGGGGTGGCAAGCTGTTAGTTTGCGGCAATGGCGGCAGTGCAGCAGACGCGCAACATCTTGCAGCCGAACTCGTCGGACGGTTTTGCTGTCCCCATCGGGCAGGACTTCCGGCAATGGCACTCACCGCAGACACGGCATTTGTCACCGCATGGGCGAACGATGTCAGCTACGACAATATCTTTGCCCGCCAGGTCGAAACCTTTGCCCAGCCCCACGATCTGCTGATTGGCATTAGCACCAGCGGACGATCGAAAAATGTGATTGCCGCATTTGAATCGGCGCGACGGGCAAACCTGACAACCATTGCGTTACTGGGCGGCGACGGTGGCGAACTGAAAACGCTTGCCGATATTGCGATCGTGGTTCCGGCGATCGAAACTCAGCGAATTCAGGAAGTTCAGTTAATGGTGATGCACTTGCTCTGCGAACTGATCGAGGAACAGTTGCTTGCTGCCGCACCGAATGAATCGACTCGCCTGGCACAGTGGGAAACGCCGCAGTATGAGATGGCAATGGGTATGGAGGGATTGGAGTTGAAGGCAGGCGGGGTGGGGAGGTAG